A portion of the Parasedimentitalea marina genome contains these proteins:
- a CDS encoding M48 family metalloprotease, translating into MLVASVFLFLTPYESILSWWSQGENFDRKLETALEMFSPVIAWVLFTLHRRFSDRRQRRVLHGCHPIPWTQIGEWPLLDENFHDTRARLLVLGTIARIRDPGGPVLASPFAWVPTRWNEPPAIIFPALAWSRLSSNVGALAAVTAHELGHIVNRDTRWIVNLELALKCSLLTAAALVLKGFLISGYVDLRNGEGFFAVIQANVAGKSSGFALLVIVVLGVWLVRISQSHREYMADQFAIYAVGLEHLNAAEILLGGADEIHARRHWRSWTVDRTLMSFPMLIAFGAVCSVLAAYLISPFAYLCQVTLSESLQCSSNALASSIQSTVAYVALLLLLMSATTSSKSAEGQAPSLLSMFIIGWVAGFLVSQSIPLSLSALPIFDDFTNVHRHEPAALFLGTTMDRLAVITTATLVAFPIVCIWRAKGRMTLLAPIGFVIVTLGYWEPIVPNSPTLGMLAPLVVTVVFLAALFFFGHPSLKFSSQKAVLTLIAVLTIGSWIGLGGPSSPAIGFQHSAWRYLDQGDLVRGLSRMETAAHLAPFSPSGWQTLAETRYSQGGNPAEIIAASTRAYQAPYLSDWGEIARIEAFAGAVRLEFSKSDEDLFDARQLLFSALEKWRLNARISDDIGVLALYNLAALEMRLGQSRLLALSQLFEASSMQPDIASIAIEDPDFSELNIAGAPNPDLNFTRQFMTDQADLNAILQKATNSSFFEEQAILVVTLALRCRAAETLDSS; encoded by the coding sequence TGGACACAGATTGGCGAATGGCCTCTTCTAGATGAAAACTTCCATGACACCCGTGCTCGACTATTGGTTCTCGGCACTATTGCTCGAATTCGAGATCCGGGTGGGCCTGTGCTGGCTTCGCCCTTTGCTTGGGTGCCGACACGCTGGAATGAGCCACCCGCCATTATTTTTCCCGCTCTTGCTTGGAGCCGCCTTAGTTCGAACGTTGGCGCACTGGCAGCAGTAACTGCTCATGAACTTGGGCATATAGTGAATCGTGACACGCGTTGGATAGTGAATTTGGAACTTGCGCTAAAGTGCAGCTTGTTAACAGCAGCAGCTCTGGTGCTTAAAGGCTTTCTAATTTCCGGCTACGTCGACCTAAGAAATGGCGAGGGATTTTTTGCCGTTATTCAGGCCAATGTTGCGGGTAAATCCTCCGGTTTCGCTCTGCTAGTGATAGTTGTTTTGGGTGTCTGGTTGGTACGAATTAGTCAGTCGCATCGCGAGTACATGGCTGATCAGTTTGCCATCTACGCAGTTGGATTAGAGCACCTCAACGCAGCGGAGATCCTTCTTGGGGGGGCTGACGAAATACATGCACGGCGCCATTGGCGATCCTGGACCGTCGATAGAACGTTGATGTCTTTTCCGATGCTGATTGCATTTGGCGCAGTGTGCTCGGTGCTAGCGGCGTACCTAATCAGCCCATTCGCATATCTTTGCCAGGTAACATTGAGTGAATCCCTACAATGCAGTTCAAACGCGCTCGCATCCTCGATCCAATCGACTGTCGCATATGTGGCACTGCTACTGTTATTGATGTCAGCTACCACATCTTCGAAATCCGCCGAAGGTCAAGCACCGAGTTTATTGTCCATGTTCATCATCGGTTGGGTGGCTGGGTTTCTGGTGAGCCAGTCCATTCCGCTCAGCCTTTCTGCGCTCCCAATCTTCGACGACTTCACAAACGTCCATCGCCATGAACCTGCCGCACTGTTTCTTGGGACGACGATGGATCGGTTAGCGGTGATAACAACCGCTACACTGGTGGCCTTTCCAATTGTGTGCATCTGGCGCGCCAAGGGGCGAATGACGCTATTGGCCCCAATTGGATTTGTGATTGTTACCCTCGGTTACTGGGAACCAATTGTTCCCAATAGCCCCACACTTGGCATGCTGGCTCCGCTAGTTGTCACAGTTGTCTTTCTTGCGGCTTTGTTTTTCTTTGGACATCCGAGCTTGAAATTCAGTTCGCAGAAAGCGGTGCTAACACTTATTGCAGTATTAACAATCGGGTCTTGGATTGGTCTGGGCGGACCGTCATCACCGGCAATTGGGTTTCAACATTCTGCATGGCGGTACTTGGATCAAGGTGACCTCGTGCGTGGGTTATCAAGAATGGAGACTGCAGCGCACTTAGCTCCCTTTAGCCCTAGCGGATGGCAAACACTGGCAGAAACACGTTACAGCCAAGGCGGAAACCCAGCTGAGATCATTGCGGCATCAACTCGCGCATATCAGGCGCCGTATTTGAGTGATTGGGGGGAGATTGCACGAATTGAGGCCTTCGCAGGTGCCGTCAGACTTGAGTTCAGTAAGTCTGACGAAGATCTATTTGATGCCAGGCAACTCCTCTTTTCAGCTCTTGAGAAGTGGCGCTTGAACGCCAGAATCTCAGACGACATCGGCGTCCTTGCACTCTACAATCTAGCAGCACTCGAAATGCGACTTGGACAGTCGCGATTGCTCGCCCTTTCACAGCTCTTTGAAGCCTCGTCGATGCAACCTGACATCGCCTCAATTGCGATTGAGGATCCCGATTTTTCCGAGCTGAATATCGCTGGGGCTCCCAATCCGGATTTAAATTTCACTCGACAGTTCATGACTGACCAGGCGGATCTCAACGCCATCTTGCAGAAGGCAACCAATTCGAGTTTCTTTGAGGAGCAGGCAATCTTGGTGGTAACACTTGCACTACGCTGCCGTGCTGCTGAAACACTCGACAGTTCATGA
- a CDS encoding alpha/beta hydrolase yields the protein MSNHIIHLANGELQSDTPKSKVDEILAQAAASKNIVLHFHGGLVSEARGRDIAEFLTRQYDEGDAYPVFFVWEAGLLETIQNNLGQIAKELIFRTVVKRVTGILARKLTQTDGDRATGALPNVNLSGVEAKLEEALDALAVGEDASGELLSDIVDVSGLAQLTPLEELQLREELNRDFTLRRAVGEVTNGLRDADDIANELSSRSANSVRGSAETLMDPGSIERMVDRPDPASRGVLSVIRVAKAVIAVAKRCISRALDGRAHGLHATVVEEILREFYVANVGGLVWKHMKQDTADSFGDNPERHGGTAVLTVLNDLMEADPDLRITLVGHSTGAVYIAHMLEKADEIRPQGFNFDVVFLAPAVTFDLAATAFQNHGGQMRNFRIFTMTDENEQEDVLVKFLYPHSLLYFVSGVVEFEPDAPLVGMQRFYETEAFPDDEFPKVASLRNHLVSIEHSVVWSVTTGAGPGLNSQSLCHGDFDNDETTLTSLKHILKHGF from the coding sequence TTGTCTAATCACATTATCCACCTCGCGAACGGTGAACTTCAGTCCGACACCCCGAAATCGAAGGTCGACGAAATCCTAGCCCAAGCCGCGGCAAGCAAGAACATCGTGCTGCATTTTCACGGCGGTCTTGTATCCGAAGCGCGCGGGCGCGACATCGCCGAGTTTCTGACTCGTCAATATGATGAAGGCGACGCCTATCCAGTTTTCTTTGTCTGGGAGGCGGGTCTGCTTGAAACGATCCAGAACAATCTTGGTCAGATCGCGAAGGAATTGATTTTCCGCACAGTGGTCAAACGCGTCACGGGTATTCTGGCGCGTAAACTGACCCAGACCGACGGAGATCGCGCGACGGGGGCGCTTCCCAATGTGAACCTCAGCGGCGTAGAGGCTAAGCTGGAAGAAGCCTTGGATGCGCTGGCGGTTGGCGAAGATGCGAGCGGCGAGCTGTTGTCCGATATTGTGGATGTCTCGGGGCTTGCGCAGTTGACACCACTGGAAGAGTTGCAGCTGCGAGAAGAGCTGAATCGCGATTTCACGCTGCGCCGGGCGGTAGGCGAGGTTACAAATGGTCTGCGCGACGCCGACGATATCGCCAATGAGCTCAGTTCCCGGTCGGCCAATTCGGTACGTGGTTCGGCCGAAACCCTGATGGACCCCGGCAGTATCGAGCGCATGGTGGACCGCCCAGACCCCGCGTCGCGCGGCGTCCTTTCGGTGATCCGGGTCGCCAAAGCGGTGATCGCCGTGGCTAAACGCTGTATTAGCCGGGCGCTGGACGGACGGGCTCACGGGCTGCATGCGACGGTGGTCGAAGAGATCCTGCGCGAATTTTACGTGGCGAACGTGGGTGGCCTCGTGTGGAAACACATGAAACAGGACACGGCGGACAGTTTTGGCGACAACCCGGAACGTCACGGTGGGACCGCTGTTCTGACCGTTCTGAACGACCTGATGGAGGCTGACCCCGACTTACGTATCACGCTGGTCGGGCACAGCACCGGCGCGGTCTATATTGCGCACATGTTGGAAAAAGCCGATGAAATCAGGCCCCAAGGGTTTAATTTTGACGTCGTCTTTCTGGCTCCTGCGGTTACCTTTGATCTGGCCGCAACGGCGTTCCAGAATCACGGTGGCCAGATGCGGAATTTCCGGATTTTCACCATGACCGACGAGAACGAGCAAGAGGATGTTCTGGTGAAGTTCCTCTATCCGCATTCTTTGCTCTATTTCGTTTCGGGGGTAGTCGAATTCGAACCGGACGCGCCCTTGGTGGGGATGCAGCGGTTTTATGAGACAGAGGCTTTTCCGGACGACGAGTTTCCCAAGGTGGCATCGCTGCGCAACCACCTGGTAAGCATCGAACACAGCGTTGTCTGGTCGGTGACGACGGGGGCGGGGCCGGGACTGAATTCACAATCGCTATGCCACGGGGATTTCGACAATGATGAAACTACGCTGACGAGCCTGAAACATATCCTGAAACACGGGTTTTGA
- the rhaI gene encoding L-rhamnose catabolism isomerase encodes MINDTIIAQDNDRFHATLKADYDALGEHLDRRGIDIAQIKAKVSNYGVAVPSWGVGTGGTRFARFPGSGEPRDIFDKLDDCGVIQQLTRATPSVSLHIPWDKAPASDLLAKAEEVGLTFDAMNSNTFQDQPDQPHSYKYGSLSHTDAATRQQAVDHNIECIELGGQLGSKALTIWVGDGSNFPGQTNFTRQFERYLDATKQVYNALPDDWTLLTEHKMYEPAFYSTVVQDWGTNLLIAQQTGDRAKCLVDLGHHAPNANVEMIVARLTQFGKLGGFHFNDSKYGDDDLDTGSIDPYRLFLVFNELVEAEVNPDFNPMHMLDQSHNVTDPIESLMVSAMEVQRAYAQALLVDRAALAGFQDDNDPLMATTTLKHGFRTDVEPILAMARCEARGAICPVTAYRASQYRAKVAQKRPAITGAGGGIV; translated from the coding sequence ATGATTAACGATACTATCATTGCCCAAGACAACGACCGTTTCCACGCCACCCTCAAGGCCGACTATGACGCCTTGGGTGAACATTTGGACCGGCGCGGCATCGACATTGCCCAGATCAAAGCCAAAGTTAGCAACTACGGCGTTGCCGTGCCCAGTTGGGGCGTCGGCACCGGCGGCACCCGTTTTGCGCGCTTCCCCGGCAGTGGCGAACCCCGCGATATCTTTGACAAACTTGACGATTGCGGCGTGATCCAACAATTGACCCGCGCTACGCCCTCAGTTTCGCTGCACATTCCCTGGGATAAAGCCCCAGCCAGTGATCTCCTCGCTAAGGCCGAGGAAGTTGGACTTACCTTTGATGCGATGAACTCAAACACCTTTCAGGATCAGCCCGATCAGCCCCACAGCTACAAATACGGCTCACTTTCGCATACCGACGCGGCGACCCGCCAGCAGGCCGTGGACCACAACATCGAATGCATCGAGCTGGGCGGGCAGCTCGGTTCCAAGGCACTGACCATCTGGGTGGGCGACGGGTCAAACTTTCCAGGTCAGACCAACTTCACCCGCCAGTTTGAACGCTATCTCGACGCCACTAAGCAGGTCTATAACGCCCTGCCCGACGACTGGACGCTGCTAACCGAGCACAAAATGTACGAGCCAGCCTTCTATTCCACCGTGGTGCAGGATTGGGGCACCAACCTGCTGATCGCGCAGCAAACGGGCGACAGAGCAAAATGTCTGGTCGATCTGGGCCACCACGCGCCAAATGCAAATGTTGAAATGATAGTCGCGCGACTTACACAGTTCGGTAAACTCGGCGGGTTCCATTTTAACGACAGCAAATACGGAGACGATGATTTGGATACCGGCAGCATCGATCCTTACCGTTTGTTCCTGGTGTTCAACGAGCTGGTCGAGGCCGAAGTGAACCCCGATTTCAACCCCATGCACATGCTGGACCAAAGTCACAATGTCACCGACCCTATTGAGAGCCTGATGGTATCCGCGATGGAGGTGCAGCGCGCCTATGCGCAGGCATTGCTTGTGGACCGTGCGGCGCTGGCTGGTTTTCAGGACGACAACGATCCCCTGATGGCAACAACAACACTCAAACACGGGTTCCGCACCGATGTTGAACCCATTCTCGCCATGGCGCGTTGTGAGGCTCGTGGTGCAATATGCCCCGTGACGGCCTATCGCGCGTCCCAGTATCGGGCAAAGGTCGCCCAGAAACGGCCAGCAATCACCGGAGCGGGTGGCGGTATTGTCTAA
- a CDS encoding DUF6538 domain-containing protein → MSYLWLRGNVYWFRMRCPKKYSSVHEREYITQSLNTDSRSLAQNLAQKVRLDWLNELQARAFQGHSPRSDAAYKSTIGLAVANDVAPQTASELAQGPLNDLIKRIEKLVQLDPNGVSARFAADLGGFELPEMTLLQVAGKMPDLCPDKVVSKNYRQARNWHNRYKRAAETFSTTIGDKPLKDISEDDAHDYRRVWQDRVKQREVSTEYANKHFGYIRTMIDTFYSDLEVNKYVNPFLGLKLSEKAAWEKTQDPNRKPEFTPNWIRSTIINGDLLGHLNSQARDILTICAETGCRQTEIFDLPASAIRLDAEIPHILVRIEEDGEHKREIKNQSSRRTVPLVGSALRALQRNPLGFDRYRGKEGFSDTVMKFFKDNSLLPSPDHKISGLRHRFESRMRHASVSNEDRGYMMGHSMKKIRGREVYGDETSLKIRALFAEMVSFQTPYWKPRSPTEILQIVDNLLIAEGFRVKD, encoded by the coding sequence ATGAGTTATCTATGGTTGCGGGGGAATGTATATTGGTTCCGGATGAGATGCCCGAAGAAATATAGTAGTGTTCACGAGAGGGAATATATCACTCAATCGCTCAATACAGACAGCCGTTCATTAGCTCAGAACTTGGCGCAGAAAGTTCGATTGGACTGGCTAAACGAGCTCCAAGCGAGAGCATTCCAAGGGCACTCACCCCGCAGCGATGCAGCATACAAGTCGACAATTGGTCTAGCTGTTGCCAACGATGTCGCGCCACAAACGGCTAGTGAGCTGGCTCAAGGGCCACTCAATGACCTGATCAAACGGATCGAAAAATTAGTTCAACTGGACCCAAATGGGGTTTCGGCCAGATTTGCCGCAGACTTGGGAGGTTTTGAGCTACCAGAAATGACACTCCTCCAGGTGGCTGGCAAAATGCCCGATCTGTGCCCCGATAAAGTAGTTAGCAAGAACTATAGGCAAGCACGAAATTGGCACAATCGCTACAAGCGCGCCGCGGAGACTTTTTCGACGACAATTGGCGACAAACCTTTGAAAGACATCAGTGAAGATGATGCGCACGATTATCGCCGAGTTTGGCAAGACCGTGTGAAGCAGCGAGAAGTAAGCACCGAATATGCAAACAAGCACTTTGGCTACATTCGCACCATGATTGATACTTTTTATAGCGACCTGGAAGTCAACAAATACGTCAATCCATTTTTGGGCTTAAAGCTTTCTGAGAAAGCTGCTTGGGAGAAAACCCAGGACCCAAATAGAAAGCCTGAATTCACTCCTAACTGGATCCGAAGCACCATCATCAATGGCGACCTTCTTGGTCACTTGAACTCTCAGGCAAGAGACATTTTGACTATTTGTGCGGAAACTGGTTGTCGGCAAACTGAAATTTTCGACCTTCCCGCCTCGGCCATCAGGTTGGATGCAGAAATTCCCCACATCTTGGTTAGGATCGAGGAAGATGGAGAACATAAGCGTGAGATCAAAAACCAATCCTCTCGAAGGACCGTTCCATTAGTTGGATCAGCATTAAGAGCCCTGCAGCGAAACCCATTAGGCTTCGACCGCTACCGCGGAAAGGAGGGCTTCAGCGATACGGTGATGAAATTCTTCAAGGATAACAGCTTGCTGCCTTCACCTGATCACAAAATCAGTGGCTTGCGGCACAGGTTTGAGTCTCGGATGAGGCATGCCAGTGTCAGTAATGAAGACCGCGGCTATATGATGGGACATTCCATGAAAAAAATCAGGGGTCGTGAAGTTTATGGTGATGAAACTAGCCTGAAAATCAGGGCGCTATTTGCGGAGATGGTGTCATTTCAAACTCCCTATTGGAAGCCGAGAAGCCCCACTGAAATTTTACAGATTGTAGATAATCTTCTTATTGCCGAAGGGTTTCGGGTCAAGGATTGA
- a CDS encoding caspase family protein — translation MPDHAIVIGIDRYPGISDLQGPCNDAQLFREWLINPAGGSLDPANVKMCLSSEFDPPDGLEDAHPLQSEIERLFRPLSTRAAHGEHIDGRLFLFVAGHGFADPQDMDSAALYAADATDEFHTHVAVELYASYFRRLWTFNEIFLIFDACRTNLPFQRISSPPLPELQAHANTNKVKMFYGYATGFGSAARERKFDGVAHGVFTKTMIAALESATPNRLGRVTGSIIKDRVHNIFGEVAGDLVVTAPTIKVDSDKEVLFLQREAAEAVGPETMFQIRDQYLGQTLIFESFGGVEVIRHTIVELKFGLRIEPEFYKVLILETEENDLIEVRGDAIIIELKFGDA, via the coding sequence GTGCCGGACCACGCGATTGTCATTGGCATCGACCGTTATCCCGGAATTTCGGACCTGCAGGGGCCGTGCAACGACGCCCAGTTGTTCCGCGAATGGCTGATCAATCCGGCGGGCGGCAGCTTGGACCCGGCCAATGTGAAGATGTGTCTTTCGTCGGAGTTTGATCCACCGGATGGGTTGGAGGACGCCCATCCACTTCAATCAGAAATCGAGAGGCTGTTTCGCCCGCTCAGCACGCGCGCGGCCCATGGAGAGCACATCGACGGACGGCTGTTCCTATTTGTGGCGGGGCACGGGTTCGCCGATCCGCAAGACATGGACTCGGCGGCGCTTTATGCGGCGGACGCCACAGACGAGTTTCATACCCATGTGGCTGTCGAGCTCTATGCGAGCTATTTTCGCCGCCTATGGACCTTTAACGAGATTTTCCTGATCTTTGACGCCTGCCGAACGAACCTGCCCTTTCAGCGGATCAGTTCCCCCCCTCTGCCCGAACTTCAGGCGCATGCGAACACGAACAAGGTCAAGATGTTCTATGGCTATGCCACCGGTTTCGGTAGCGCAGCGCGCGAAAGGAAGTTTGACGGGGTTGCGCACGGGGTTTTCACTAAAACAATGATCGCCGCGCTTGAAAGCGCGACCCCGAACCGGCTGGGCCGCGTCACCGGCAGTATCATTAAAGATCGCGTCCACAATATTTTTGGTGAAGTTGCAGGTGACCTTGTGGTTACCGCTCCGACGATTAAAGTTGATAGCGACAAAGAGGTGCTGTTTCTGCAGCGCGAAGCTGCAGAAGCCGTTGGGCCCGAGACGATGTTTCAGATACGGGACCAATACCTCGGGCAAACGTTGATCTTCGAGAGCTTTGGCGGGGTGGAGGTCATCCGCCACACTATTGTCGAGCTGAAGTTTGGGCTGCGGATCGAACCAGAGTTCTACAAGGTACTGATTCTTGAAACCGAAGAAAATGATCTAATCGAGGTACGAGGCGATGCAATCATCATCGAACTCAAATTTGGTGACGCTTGA
- a CDS encoding bifunctional rhamnulose-1-phosphate aldolase/short-chain dehydrogenase: MPDATQSQRLENKWDATRAKGMNEPEKLLYRSNLLGSDKRITNYGGGNTSAKVMQDDPLTGQAVEVLWVKGSGGDVGSIKMDGFSTLYMNKLNALRDIYRGVEFEDEMVAYLPHCTFNLNPRAASIDTPLHAYVPKKHVDHMHPDAIIAIAAAKDSKALTKKIFGDSIGWLPWKRPGYELGLWLSDFCAENPDAKGVVLESHGLFTWADDAQDCYDLTLDIIQTAMDWFAHKTEGKEAFGGALHSSLPADDRRAAAARLMPAIRGMVSGDQHTVGHFTDNDTVLEFVNAQDMKRLAALGTSCPDHFLRTKICPLVVSFDPAKPDIDATLASLADAVADYREGYKAYFERCKRDDSPAIRDPNAVVYLIPGVGMITFAKDKATARISGEFYVNAINVMRGADAVSEYQGLPEQEAFDIEYWLLEEAKLQRMPKPKSLAGRVALVTGGAGGIGSATAERYLRDGACVVLADIDDAALADTAENLTSRYSADVVRTVNMNVTDETAVIAAFDKAAAEFGGVDILVSNAGIASSAPIEDTSLDLWNKNMDILSTGYFLVSREAFKVMNVQDMGGALVFVASKNGLAASPNASAYCTAKASEIHLARCLALEGAPKGIRVNVVNPDAVLKGSKIWSGDWLKERASTYGKDKEGLEEHYRQRSLLKRSVLPEDIAEAAYFLASDLSAKSTGNIINVDAGNVQSFTR; encoded by the coding sequence ATGCCCGACGCCACCCAAAGCCAACGCCTTGAAAACAAGTGGGATGCGACCCGAGCCAAAGGTATGAACGAACCTGAAAAACTGCTCTATCGATCCAACCTTCTGGGGTCGGACAAACGAATCACGAACTATGGTGGCGGCAATACATCAGCCAAGGTGATGCAAGACGACCCGCTCACGGGACAAGCTGTCGAAGTGCTTTGGGTAAAGGGATCAGGCGGCGATGTTGGCTCGATCAAGATGGATGGCTTTTCGACCCTATACATGAACAAACTGAACGCATTGCGTGACATCTATCGTGGAGTAGAGTTTGAGGATGAGATGGTCGCTTACCTGCCTCACTGCACTTTCAACCTGAACCCACGCGCAGCCTCCATCGACACGCCCCTGCACGCCTATGTGCCAAAAAAACACGTCGATCACATGCACCCTGACGCGATCATTGCGATTGCAGCCGCCAAAGACAGCAAGGCACTGACCAAGAAGATCTTCGGCGATAGCATCGGTTGGTTACCATGGAAAAGACCAGGCTATGAATTGGGTCTGTGGCTGTCGGACTTTTGCGCCGAGAACCCAGATGCCAAAGGCGTTGTGCTCGAAAGCCACGGCTTGTTCACATGGGCTGATGATGCGCAGGACTGTTATGATCTGACGCTGGACATCATCCAGACAGCAATGGATTGGTTTGCACACAAAACCGAAGGCAAGGAGGCTTTTGGTGGCGCACTCCATTCCAGCTTGCCAGCAGATGACCGTCGCGCCGCAGCAGCTCGGTTGATGCCCGCCATTCGCGGCATGGTTTCCGGCGACCAGCATACGGTCGGCCACTTCACTGACAATGACACAGTACTTGAATTCGTCAACGCACAGGATATGAAACGGCTCGCGGCCCTCGGCACCTCCTGCCCCGACCATTTCCTGCGCACAAAAATTTGTCCACTGGTGGTGAGTTTTGACCCGGCCAAACCCGACATCGACGCCACGCTGGCGAGTCTGGCTGATGCTGTCGCGGATTACCGAGAGGGATACAAAGCCTATTTCGAACGCTGCAAGAGAGACGACAGCCCGGCCATTCGCGACCCCAATGCTGTGGTTTACCTGATTCCTGGCGTTGGTATGATCACCTTTGCCAAAGACAAGGCAACCGCCCGCATCTCGGGCGAGTTCTATGTCAACGCAATCAACGTGATGCGCGGTGCCGATGCGGTGTCCGAATACCAGGGACTGCCCGAGCAGGAAGCTTTTGATATCGAATATTGGCTTCTGGAAGAGGCCAAGCTACAACGCATGCCCAAGCCAAAATCACTGGCAGGCCGCGTCGCGCTGGTCACCGGCGGCGCAGGCGGAATTGGCTCGGCCACCGCTGAACGTTACCTGCGCGATGGGGCCTGTGTGGTGCTGGCCGATATCGATGACGCAGCACTTGCAGATACCGCTGAAAACCTGACCAGTCGCTACTCGGCCGACGTGGTGCGTACGGTGAACATGAACGTCACTGATGAAACAGCTGTCATCGCCGCTTTCGACAAGGCCGCTGCAGAATTCGGCGGTGTCGACATCCTTGTGTCAAACGCCGGCATCGCCAGCTCGGCCCCAATCGAAGACACCAGTCTGGATTTGTGGAACAAGAACATGGATATCCTGTCCACAGGCTATTTCCTCGTCAGTCGCGAGGCCTTCAAAGTGATGAATGTGCAGGATATGGGCGGTGCTCTGGTTTTTGTCGCGTCCAAAAACGGCCTTGCTGCCTCGCCCAATGCCTCCGCCTATTGCACTGCCAAAGCCTCAGAAATCCACCTGGCCCGCTGCTTGGCGCTGGAGGGCGCGCCTAAGGGCATCCGCGTCAATGTGGTGAACCCCGACGCAGTACTGAAAGGTTCAAAAATCTGGTCCGGTGACTGGCTTAAGGAACGCGCCTCGACTTATGGTAAAGACAAAGAAGGACTGGAAGAGCACTACCGCCAGCGATCCTTGTTGAAACGCTCGGTCCTGCCCGAAGACATCGCCGAAGCGGCCTATTTTCTGGCCTCGGACCTGTCGGCAAAATCCACCGGCAATATAATCAACGTGGACGCCGGCAACGTACAGTCTTTTACCCGCTAA
- a CDS encoding glycosyltransferase: MSREGLDTSTEEGQSLYEWSKENIFEIESCPFDWLFPQCAAVVHHGGAGTLAAGILAGRPTIVCATQGDQPFHGSLAETRGIGRYLGMVGSKALTAERVAAGIKTVTTDQTILAAAQSLSAQVHKEDGVGNAIKFMDDMAASYSYPWPTLNVA; this comes from the coding sequence TTGAGCCGCGAAGGGCTCGACACCTCAACTGAAGAAGGGCAGAGCCTTTATGAATGGTCAAAAGAGAATATCTTTGAAATTGAATCTTGCCCCTTTGACTGGTTGTTTCCCCAATGTGCTGCCGTTGTGCATCATGGCGGTGCTGGCACGCTTGCCGCAGGTATACTTGCCGGTCGTCCAACAATTGTTTGCGCAACACAAGGTGATCAACCTTTTCACGGGTCACTTGCAGAAACGCGAGGGATTGGCAGGTATCTTGGGATGGTCGGTTCTAAAGCTTTAACAGCTGAACGTGTTGCTGCAGGAATTAAGACCGTGACAACTGATCAGACAATCCTAGCTGCAGCGCAGTCTCTCAGCGCTCAAGTTCACAAGGAAGATGGAGTCGGGAACGCCATCAAGTTCATGGACGACATGGCTGCCTCGTATTCATATCCATGGCCAACGTTAAATGTGGCCTAG
- a CDS encoding DUF1214 domain-containing protein, translating to MAYQPRDRDLFFWEDRGWYTSFVGGSHEFIDAGSLNLNYRTMFHYMATGITPAMSAPSVGTGSVYAFTPHDSDGMYLDGGKTYSVTLPGPVPANDFWSFVVYDNQHRSMLETDQRLAGLDSTLKDVVANEDGSFTIWFGPEAPEGKEGNWIQTMPGKGFSTILRLYGPLEPWFDNTWRPSDLELVD from the coding sequence ATGGCCTATCAGCCGAGGGACCGCGACTTATTCTTCTGGGAGGATCGGGGCTGGTACACTTCGTTTGTGGGCGGTAGCCACGAGTTTATAGATGCAGGAAGCTTGAACCTCAATTATCGGACGATGTTCCACTACATGGCGACGGGTATTACACCTGCCATGTCCGCGCCTTCTGTAGGCACAGGTTCAGTCTACGCTTTTACGCCGCATGACAGTGATGGAATGTACCTAGATGGAGGCAAGACGTACAGTGTAACGCTTCCGGGGCCTGTTCCTGCCAACGATTTCTGGTCTTTCGTGGTTTACGACAACCAACACCGCTCAATGCTGGAAACAGACCAGCGGCTTGCAGGGCTCGACAGCACTTTAAAAGATGTAGTTGCCAACGAAGATGGTTCTTTCACAATCTGGTTTGGCCCTGAAGCGCCAGAAGGTAAGGAAGGCAATTGGATCCAAACTATGCCCGGCAAAGGCTTTTCAACTATCCTCAGGCTCTACGGCCCGCTTGAGCCCTGGTTTGACAATACATGGCGTCCGAGCGACCTCGAACTGGTCGATTAA